The window ATCTGAACGGTCAACTCTTCCCCCTGGATGACAGCGACCCCGGCGATTTTATTGTCCAACTGCTTCAAGATGGCCTGGAGCGCCGCCTGGACAGTTGCAACGATCTGGGTAAATTCAGCCTGACCGGGCTGCCCGCTGGCGTCTATGAATTGCTCCTCAGCAGCGGCCAGATGGAAATCGAGATTGGGCCGCTGGAGCTGCGCTAAAGAGCCATCTTACGCCTGAGTCAAAGCCAGTACACGTATTCGGTAATCCGTATCCCGTATTCCGTAGGGCGCGGTCTCTGGCAAATGCCAACGGAAAACGGCATACGGACTTCGGTTTACGTCTACTAGACACCTAAACTGGTACATAAACGATGCCCCTGACGCCTGAATTTATCGCCGAACTATTGACCCAGCCAACGGCCGTTGCCCAGACCGTATTCTTGCTACAGGCCGATTTATGGCATGAAACGGGCCTGACTCGGCTGCTTGACAGCGCCAACCGCCTCATCAACAGCGACCTGGCCCAGGCGCGCCAACTGCTCGACCTGTGTGCAGACCTGGCCCCTGCGCTCGCCCCATCCCTTCAGCCCCAGGCCATTTATCTGCGCGCCCAGACCTTCGCCCTCAACGGCGAGTTCGAGTCGGCGTTGGCCGGCATCGCCCAGGCGCAGGCCGCCTACCAGGAAACCGGGCAGACGGCCGCCGCCCTGCGCACCAACGTCGGCCAGATCAACGTCCTCATCCACCTGGGACGCTATCAGGAGGCGCTCGACACCGCCCAAACTGCTCTGGCCGCCATCACCCAGACCACCGATCTGCCGGAGGAAACGGCCGTTCTGCTCACAGCCCATCTCCAGAACAATCGGGGCATCTGTTATAAGTTTATGGGGCGTTACGCCGACGCCATGTTCGCCTATAAAACTGCAGAAAGCCTGTTTCAGGCAGCCGACCAGCAAGAAGACGTGGCCAACATCCAGATGAATTTGGGCGTCATGCTGGCCGAATTGGGGCACGGCAGCGAAGCCCTGACCGCTTACGAAACGGCCGCCGCCATCTACAGCCAGACCGCCAATCGTCGGCGGCAGGCGCAAAATTTGGAAAACATGGGCGAGCTGCACCTCTGGCTGGGCAATTACAACCGGAGCCTGGACGCCTTTGCCGCCGCCCGCGACCTCTTTGCCACGCTGGACGCCCCCCTGGAACAATACATTTTGGAGCGGCTGACGGCCGATGCCTACCTGGCCCTCAACCTGCTAACGGAGGCAACGACCGCCTACCGCGCCGCCATCGCCGGATTAGAGTCGGGCGACGTACCCCATTACCTGGGCTGGGCGTTGTGGGGGCTGGGGGCGACGCTGCTGCGCCGCGGACGGTTGTCTGCGGCGGCGGAGACGCTGAGCCGGGCCGCTGACATTTTTGCCGCCGCGGGGAATGAACATTTACACTCAGCCGTACTGCTGGAGCAGGCGGCAGTGGCACAAGCCCAAAACGACAGCAGCACGGCGCTGCGGCAAACCCACCAGGCATTGGCGCTGATCAGCAAACAGGATTGGCCGGTGCAGCGCATTTACGCCAACCTGCGGCTGGCCGACCTGCTGCTGCCAGATACGGCCGCCGCCGAACCCCTTTTGCACGAAGCCAACCATCTGGCGGCGCTGCTGCCCCTGCCGGACCTGCGCTTTCGCGTGCAGCAGCGGCTGGGGCGGCTCTATCTTCTCCAGGGGCGCGGGGCGGAGGCGGAGGCAGTGCTGACAACGGCCGTTGCCGAAATCGAACGGCTGCGCGGGACCCTGGTCCGCCAGACTTTACGCGCCTCTTTTTTGCAGGACAAAACGGCCGTGTATGCCGACCTGGCCCAACTCTATCTGGCGCGCGGCGACCAGGACAGCCTGCAAAAAGCGTTCAGTGTGGCCGAGCAGGCCAAGTCCCGCGCCCTGGTAGACCTGCTCAGCGGCGTCATCGCCGCCCAACTGCAAAGCGATACGGACCCCGCCCAGGCCAATCGGCTGCAAAGCCTGCAAGCCGATTTGCACGCCATCTACAACGAAGCGCTGCGCGACAGCCCGGAAGGGGACCGCGCCGCCCGCCTGACTGAACTCAACGACCGCGCCGCTGCGCTGGAGCAAGAGATTAGCCGCCTGCGCCTGCGCCTGGAAGGCGGCGGGGCCGACGACGACCTGGCCCAGGCCCTTCCCTTTGCCACCCTACAGCCAGCGCTGCCGGCCGACCAGACGCTGTTGGCCTACCACATTCTGGGCGAGGAAATCCTGGCCTTTGTTTACCGGGATGGGGTTTTGCAGGTGGTGCGACAGCTCGGCAGCCTGCCTGTTTTGGGCAAACATCTGGCCGCGTTGGCGGTGGAATGGCAGCGCTTCCAGGCCAATCCCGCCTTCATTCAACGCCACCTGCCCCGGCTAACCCAATCCACACAGCACATTTTGCAGGCGCTGCATCAGGAACTTGTCGCGCCGGTCATGGCTCTGCTTAAGGGCAGTGAGCGGTTGGCGATCATCCCGCATGGGCTGCTGCACCATTTGCCCTTTGCGGCCCTTTACGACGGCCGTTCCTATCTGCTGGACCAATTTGAACTGACCATCGCCCCCAGCGCCACCGTGCTGCACCTCTGCCGGGCGCGGACGCCCCGCCTGGCGGGACAGGCGGTCATCTTTGGCGTGGACGACCCGCTGATTCCTTTTGCCGTGCAGGAGGCAACGGCCGTTAGCGGCTGCCTGCCGCACGCGCGCCTGCGCCTGGGTGAGCAGGCCACCCTGGCCGCTCTGCAAAGAGAAACGGCCGATTGCACCTTGCTGCATCTGGCCTGCCACGGCCTCTTCCGCCGCGACAATCCCCTCTTCTCCGCCCTCAAACTGCACGATGGCTGGCTGACGGCCGGCGATGCCATGCAGCTAAAATTGCCCGGCGCCTTCGTCGCCCTGAGCGCCTGCGAATCAGGCCGCAGCGAAGTCATCGGCGGTGATGAGTTGCTGGGTCTAACCTACGCCTTTCTCGGCGCGGGTGCGGCTGGGCTGTTGGTCAGCCTGTGGCTGGTGGAAGACGAAACCACCGCCGCCCTGATGACCCACTTTTATCAGCAGCTTGCTCAGGGGACGGGCCACGCTGCCGCCCTGCGCCACGCCCAACGCAGCCTCAAAAAAAACCACCCCCACCCCTACTACTGGGCGCCCTTTGTCCTCATCGGCCAGAATTAGTGCCTTAGCCAGGTTGCTAACCCTTTACCCTGCTGCCTAGTACCCGTAACCCGAAGTCCGTATACCGTATTCCGACAGCGTTTGCCAGAGGTAGCGCCCTACGGATTACCGAATACGGATACTAGCCGGTGAATTTCATCCACAGGCTGAACTGAACTTCCAAAATTGGTGTATTTTTCGGCCACGCTGCGGCTTACATCTATAGTGGAACGTAACAACAGTGCTGCTCTGGAAAAGAACAAACCAGCTCAGTCGTCATATTGGACCCACCAAAACAAAAATTTGCCGCAAACGCTATCTTGGACCATGAAGGAGCGAAACATGTATTCAACAAATCGTAAACTAATCCTGTTTATTAGCCAGGTACTATTGGGAGGGCTGTTGTTAACGGCCGTTCTCAACCGCGCCACCCTCGCCGCTGAACTAGAGCAGGCCGCGGGGGCCAACATTCTTTACCTGCCCTCGGTGCAGATCAGCATCCCATCCTCGGTGATATTGGACGAGATCATCGTGAAGCTAGACGCACAGCAGGCGGGGGCGACCATCGCGGCCATCAACCAGACCTACAACACCACAACGGTACGGCCGTTATCCCTCGGCCGCGCCATCTACCTGCTGCAAACCGTGCCCGGCGCAGACCTGGACCAGCTCGCGCAAACGATGACCGCCGATAGCCGCATCGTGTACGCCGAACCGAATCGTCCCACCGACGCCCCGGAATCTATTGGCCGAGAGGCGTTCTCCTGGGGTGGGCCGGATGATGGTCCCTATAACGAGCAATACGCCCAAGAGATGCTGGGGCTGCCCGCTGCCCACGCTCTTAGTCAGGGCGCAGGCGTGATTGTGGCCGTCATTGATACCGGTGTGCAGTTGAACCATCCCCACCTGGCCTCCCACTTAACGGCCGCTCGCATTGACTTTGTAGATGGCGACGACGTGCCAGAGGATGAATTTAGCGGCGGGGATGATTATGGCGCGGGGCACGGAACCCACGTCGCCGGTATCGTCCGCCTGACGGCCCCGCAGGCGCAAATCATGCCCATTCGCGTGCTGGATACCGACGGCCGGGGTTACTCTGCCACCGTCGCTGAAGCCATTCTTTTTGCCCTGGAAAATGGGGCAAATGTCATCAATCTCAGTCTGGGTATGCCTTACGAGTCTCCTCTGCTGCAGGATATCATCGAAGATGCCACGGAAGAAGGGGTGGTGGTGGTGGCCGCTGCCGGAAATTTGAACAGTACGCAGAAGCAGTACCCGGCGGCGACGGAGTGCGTGTTGAGTGTAACGGCCGTTAACCCCAACCGGATCAAAGCCGATTTTGCCAGCTACGGAGACTGGCTGCTGCTGTCTGCGCCGGGCGTGGGCATTTACAGCACCCTGCCCGTAGATGGCTATGGCAGTTGGAGCGGCACTTCGATGGCCGCCCCCTTTGTCGCCGGGCAGGCGGCGCTGCTGCTGGGCCTGAACGCGGGCCTGAATGTGGCGCAGATAGCCGATTTGATGGGGGGAACGGCCGTTGACCTCAATCCCTTCAATCCCAGCTACACCAACCAGCTAGGCGTCGGCCTGATCAACGTCATCGCCAGCCTCAACGCCCTGCAATCGGGCAACATCCCCATCCTGGAACTGCTGGACGAAGACTGCGACGACGATGACAATGACGACGGCGCTGCCCACAACGCTGGTGATTATTTTATGTTTGCCAAAGCGTCCGGCGATGGCGGCTCCTCCGACCCTAAAGTCTACGAACCAGTCTGTGACGGCGCCAACGACAAACAGGCGGATATCAGCGGCAGCAATAGTGATTTTTACGGCCGTTTGCACAGCAACGCCGACCTGGCCATTTCCGGGTCAGATAACCGGTTCCGCAACACCCTTTCGCCCAACTCCGAGCTAACCTACGGCGTCAACGACGGACCCTCATCGGCCTGCCAGTTGCAAGCCGAAAATTCCAACACCTATGCCAGTGGCTACCCCCTCAACATCACCGGCAATGGCAACCCAGGCAGCATCCAGGGGCCTTACCAGATTGGGCCAAAAGGGTGGCCAGGCAACCTGGGCAAGTTCCTGGACGTCAGCGGCATGACCTTTGGCAATAACATCGCCCAGGTTTTGCCGGGCCGCGTCTGTGACCGCGGCTCCTTAACCCACTCCGGCGTCATCGAAATTACCGCCGCCGATAACGGCAAGGTCGTCTGCAACGGCGGCGATCCCATCGTCATCAGCGACTCCGGTCTGGGCACACCGGTCAATCCCTTCCGCGTGACAATGGTGTCGCATGGGCTGATCGAAATCAGCGGCTCCAACCATTATCTGGCCCCAGCCGCCTATAGCGTGCTGGCTTGGACCGACCAGCGATTCAGCAACGAAGCCACCAGCATCAAAATCGCCGGGAGCAATGTCAACGTCATCGAGCGGGCGATCCTCTTCTCGCCGCGCAGCGGGCAGGACGTTTCCGGTTCCAATAATGCGCTTTTGTGTATCCAGATGGTCGGCCAGGGGGCGCTCAAAGCGGCGGGCAGCAACTCGGTTTTGGGGCCGTTCGCCCCCGGCTGCTAACGTCCAGGTTGCCTCAAGTTTGAGAACAGGCGCGCGAGATGACGCTCTCTCGCGCTTTTTTTGTTTTTCCGCTTGGACCTGACAGATTTCCGGAAACCTGTCAGGTCTTACTGGAAAACTGCTGTATTTTCTCCCCATCGGTCGGGCTTATATCTGTTAGCCGCACAAACAGCGGCAGCTACGTTACAACAAAACCCGATCTTGGAGGCAACGCAATGACAGAACAGTTAAACGCTTTCGGGCATTTGCTGATTATTTTGGCCTTTATCATCCTGCTGATTGACATCCGGCGGAACCAGCGCACCCTGCGCCGAACGATACGGCACAGCCGCTGGGTTTACCGGACAATCCTGGCTGTGGCAGTTTTTAGCGGCCTGGCCAATGGCGTCTGGCTGATTTATTTTGCGGCCGATCTGGAGGTGCACACTGCCCTGGGTTGGTCGCTGAGTTCGCTGACCCATCTAAGCATCCTGCTGCTGGTTTTTACTGTGGCGGTGTTGATACGCTCCAAACTGGTGGGCGAGCGCGTGGAGGGCAGGCGCCGCATCCTGGCGATTGGCGCCCATCCCGACGATTTGGAAATCGCCTGCGGTGGCACGCTGGCCCGCCTCTGCGACGAAGGCCATCTGGTGGCCGGCCTGATTCTGACACACGGCAGCCAGGGCGGCGACAGCCTGATTCGCCAGATGGAGGCGCAGAATGGGGCCAGCTTTCTCGGTTTGCACGACTTTACCTTGCTTAACCTGCCGGACACGAATTTGGATTTAGACGGGGTGCGCCAGGCGATTGAAGAGAAGGTGCAAGCCTTCCGCCCGGACATCATCTTCACCCATTCAGAGCATGATCAACATCAGGACCACCAGATCATCCACCAGGCGACGCTGCAAGCAGGGCGGCGGGTGAATACGATTCTTTGCTATGAAAGCCCTTCAACGACGCTGGACTTCAAGCCCAGCCTGTTTATTGAGATTGGTGATTACGTAGATGTGAAGATTGAGAGTATCCGCGAACACCAGAACCAGGCGCGTAAGGCGTACATGGACGCCGCTCTGGTGCGTTCCCAGGCGCGGGTGCGCGGCGAACAGACCAAGACCCATTATGCCGAGGGCTTTGAAGTGCGCCGCGCCCTGATGATGGAAGGAGGAATCTTATGAGAGTGCTGGTAACTGGCGTTGGTGGCCCGGCCGGCCGCCACGTGAGCCAATTGTTATGTCAGGGCGGGCACAAGGTGATTGGCGTGGACATGCAGTTGGTGACGCTGTCGGGATTGGCCGCCTTCTACCAGGCCCCGCCGGCGCGTGACCCGACGTATGTGGATTGGTTGGCGCAAACGGCCGTTACCGCCGACCTCATCATCCCTACCGTGCAGGAAGAGCTGACCATCATCGCCGCCGCCCAGGATAAGCTGCCCTGCCCCGTTCTCATTGCTCCGGCCCTGCCTGTATCTGTCGCCCACGACAAATACCAGACAGCGCAAGCTCTGGCTGTTAGCGGCGTGCCCGTACCTGAATTTGTCCGTCCGGCTGACCTGCATTCGGCCGCCGACGTGGCAACAATGGTTGGTTGGCCTTGCCTGAGCAAACCGCGCGTCGGGCGCGGCGGGCGCGGCGTGACGGTCTACGACAGCCCGGCGGATTTCCCGGCTCTGGCGGCTTTGGATGAAGATTACATTGTGCAAGCATTTGCCCCCGGCGCGGAATACGCCGTCAATCTCTATGTGAATGGGGTGGCGACAGTGGTGGTTGTCCTGGAAAAGACGGCTTTACGTGAAGGGCGCACTGGCAATGCTGCCCGGGTGCGCCGGGTGGACGCGCCAGATGTGGCGGTAACGGCCGTTGCCGCCGCCCGCGCCCTGGGATTGACTGGCCCACTGGACATAGACATCCGCCGCCGCGCCGATGGTTGCCCCCTGGTGCTGGAAATCAACGCCCGCTTTGGGGCCAACATCGCCCACGCACCGGAAGTTCTGGCGATTGCTCTGGCGTAATCCGTATTCCGTGTTCCGTATTCCGTGAACTGTCACAGACGGGTTACGGACTACGGGTTACGGTTTACGAACAAGGCTCTTCTATGCTTACACTCATCCAATTCACCTACCTGCTGCTTAGTCTGTTAGCCCTCATTGTCGGCTGGCACATGCTGCTGTTCTTCCCGTTGTCGCTGCTGCATCAATACCGGCAACGGCGGCCAGCGGAAACGGAACAGGAACGGCCGTCTGTCTCCATCATCGTACCCGCCTACAACGAAGCAAAGGTCATCGGCAACTGCGTTCGCTCCATCTTGCGCTCCGACTACGACTGTTACGAAGTCATCCTGGTCAACGATGGTTCCAGCGACGACACCCTGGCTCAGATGCAGCAGTTCGCTGCCCAGCCGCGCGTGCGTGTGATTGACAAGCCCAACGGCGGCAAGGCGTCGGCGCTGAACGCCGGCATCCGCCAGGCGCACGGCGACGTTCTCTTCTTTGTTGACGCCGACGGCATTTTCCGCCGCGACACCATTCGCCAGATGGTGATGGGTTTCAACAGCCCGGCCGTTGGCGCCGTCTGCGGCACAGACTGCCCGGTGAACCTGGACCGCTTACAGACGCGCCTGATGGTAGTGCAAACCCATGTTACCACCGGCATGGTGCGCCGCGCCCTGGCAGCGATCAACTGCCTGCCCATTGTCTCTGGCAACATCGGCGCGTTTCGCCGCGACGTGTTAGAGCAGATCGGTTACTTTCGCCACGGTTTCATTGGCGAAGACCTGGAGCTGACCTGGCGGGTCCATCGCGCCGGTTATCGGGTAGCCTTCCAGCCGGAGGCGGTGGTTTATGCTGAATTGCCCTCGACGGTGAAGGCTTTGTGGAAACAGCGGGTGCGTTGGGGTCGAGGGCTGCTGCAAACGGCCGTTCTCCACCGTGATATGTTCTTCAAACCTCACTATGGTCTGATGGCTCTCTACCTGCCGCTCAATGTTCTCAGCCTGACTCTTATCCCCATCCTGCAACTGCTTTTGCTCTGCCTGCTGTTCACTCTGCTGGCTTCAGGGGCCAGCCCGCTCGAAGATGGTTTCCTCAGCTTCTTGGGCTGGCTGGGCTTTGCCGCAACCAGTTTTACCACCGCCTTTGCCATCGCCTTAAACCGCGCCTGGACCGACCTGAGATACATCTACGTGCTGCCTTTGTGGATACCCTACGCCTTCTTTCTCAATTTCGTCATGCTCTGGGCGTTTGTCCTGGAACTGCGCGGCGTAGAGGCAAAGTGGAACAAGCTGGAGCGCACCGGCGTGATTAGCCGCCGGGATACAGCGCTTTGAGGCATTGATGACAAAAAACACCAGGGAATGGATTCCCTGGCTAAAACAGGAAGTATGCTGACGCACACTCTGGTAAGGAACCCTTATGAATTCTCCGTTTTTATCGAATATGAGCCATGCGTTTGGTTTTTTTATACTGTTGGCTGTTTTGGGATTGCTGACGGGGTGTCGGGAAACGGCCGTTTCCCAGCCTACCACCAACGAGATAACGCTTGAAGCGTTGTTAGACGATGCAGCCAACCAGCCAGTCGCCAAAGAGCTGCGCGAGGAAGATTTACCCGGTCGTCTGGCAGAATCGGGAGCGAACGAGGACGATTTGGAAAATCGTCCTACAGAGGCGGTGCGGCTGCCCGTCATCCCGACGCCGACGCCGACGCCAGCGCCCATTCGCGCCATCGGCGTCAATTACGCCCATGTTTCTGCCAGTCGCAGCGAGGTCCCCGCCCTGCAAGCCTACGCCGCGGCCGTTGGCGTCAACATGGTCGGGCTGAACGCCGGGCGGCCCGATTGGGCCTACTTCCGCTGGCAAGAACATCCAGAATACTGGTCCAGCGCCGTGCGCAGCAGCAGCATTGATTTCCTGGCCGAGGACACCCTGAATTTCCGCACCGGAGGTCTAGCCAACGTCCACATCAACGCTATGATAGACATCTACGCACCCAACTACATCGCCGCCCACCCGGAAACGGCGGCCATCAGCTATTGGGGCGAAG of the Candidatus Leptovillus gracilis genome contains:
- a CDS encoding CHAT domain-containing protein, with the translated sequence MPLTPEFIAELLTQPTAVAQTVFLLQADLWHETGLTRLLDSANRLINSDLAQARQLLDLCADLAPALAPSLQPQAIYLRAQTFALNGEFESALAGIAQAQAAYQETGQTAAALRTNVGQINVLIHLGRYQEALDTAQTALAAITQTTDLPEETAVLLTAHLQNNRGICYKFMGRYADAMFAYKTAESLFQAADQQEDVANIQMNLGVMLAELGHGSEALTAYETAAAIYSQTANRRRQAQNLENMGELHLWLGNYNRSLDAFAAARDLFATLDAPLEQYILERLTADAYLALNLLTEATTAYRAAIAGLESGDVPHYLGWALWGLGATLLRRGRLSAAAETLSRAADIFAAAGNEHLHSAVLLEQAAVAQAQNDSSTALRQTHQALALISKQDWPVQRIYANLRLADLLLPDTAAAEPLLHEANHLAALLPLPDLRFRVQQRLGRLYLLQGRGAEAEAVLTTAVAEIERLRGTLVRQTLRASFLQDKTAVYADLAQLYLARGDQDSLQKAFSVAEQAKSRALVDLLSGVIAAQLQSDTDPAQANRLQSLQADLHAIYNEALRDSPEGDRAARLTELNDRAAALEQEISRLRLRLEGGGADDDLAQALPFATLQPALPADQTLLAYHILGEEILAFVYRDGVLQVVRQLGSLPVLGKHLAALAVEWQRFQANPAFIQRHLPRLTQSTQHILQALHQELVAPVMALLKGSERLAIIPHGLLHHLPFAALYDGRSYLLDQFELTIAPSATVLHLCRARTPRLAGQAVIFGVDDPLIPFAVQEATAVSGCLPHARLRLGEQATLAALQRETADCTLLHLACHGLFRRDNPLFSALKLHDGWLTAGDAMQLKLPGAFVALSACESGRSEVIGGDELLGLTYAFLGAGAAGLLVSLWLVEDETTAALMTHFYQQLAQGTGHAAALRHAQRSLKKNHPHPYYWAPFVLIGQN
- a CDS encoding S8 family serine peptidase, which codes for MYSTNRKLILFISQVLLGGLLLTAVLNRATLAAELEQAAGANILYLPSVQISIPSSVILDEIIVKLDAQQAGATIAAINQTYNTTTVRPLSLGRAIYLLQTVPGADLDQLAQTMTADSRIVYAEPNRPTDAPESIGREAFSWGGPDDGPYNEQYAQEMLGLPAAHALSQGAGVIVAVIDTGVQLNHPHLASHLTAARIDFVDGDDVPEDEFSGGDDYGAGHGTHVAGIVRLTAPQAQIMPIRVLDTDGRGYSATVAEAILFALENGANVINLSLGMPYESPLLQDIIEDATEEGVVVVAAAGNLNSTQKQYPAATECVLSVTAVNPNRIKADFASYGDWLLLSAPGVGIYSTLPVDGYGSWSGTSMAAPFVAGQAALLLGLNAGLNVAQIADLMGGTAVDLNPFNPSYTNQLGVGLINVIASLNALQSGNIPILELLDEDCDDDDNDDGAAHNAGDYFMFAKASGDGGSSDPKVYEPVCDGANDKQADISGSNSDFYGRLHSNADLAISGSDNRFRNTLSPNSELTYGVNDGPSSACQLQAENSNTYASGYPLNITGNGNPGSIQGPYQIGPKGWPGNLGKFLDVSGMTFGNNIAQVLPGRVCDRGSLTHSGVIEITAADNGKVVCNGGDPIVISDSGLGTPVNPFRVTMVSHGLIEISGSNHYLAPAAYSVLAWTDQRFSNEATSIKIAGSNVNVIERAILFSPRSGQDVSGSNNALLCIQMVGQGALKAAGSNSVLGPFAPGC
- a CDS encoding PIG-L family deacetylase; amino-acid sequence: MTEQLNAFGHLLIILAFIILLIDIRRNQRTLRRTIRHSRWVYRTILAVAVFSGLANGVWLIYFAADLEVHTALGWSLSSLTHLSILLLVFTVAVLIRSKLVGERVEGRRRILAIGAHPDDLEIACGGTLARLCDEGHLVAGLILTHGSQGGDSLIRQMEAQNGASFLGLHDFTLLNLPDTNLDLDGVRQAIEEKVQAFRPDIIFTHSEHDQHQDHQIIHQATLQAGRRVNTILCYESPSTTLDFKPSLFIEIGDYVDVKIESIREHQNQARKAYMDAALVRSQARVRGEQTKTHYAEGFEVRRALMMEGGIL
- a CDS encoding ATP-grasp domain-containing protein; its protein translation is MRVLVTGVGGPAGRHVSQLLCQGGHKVIGVDMQLVTLSGLAAFYQAPPARDPTYVDWLAQTAVTADLIIPTVQEELTIIAAAQDKLPCPVLIAPALPVSVAHDKYQTAQALAVSGVPVPEFVRPADLHSAADVATMVGWPCLSKPRVGRGGRGVTVYDSPADFPALAALDEDYIVQAFAPGAEYAVNLYVNGVATVVVVLEKTALREGRTGNAARVRRVDAPDVAVTAVAAARALGLTGPLDIDIRRRADGCPLVLEINARFGANIAHAPEVLAIALA
- a CDS encoding glycosyltransferase family 2 protein, whose translation is MLTLIQFTYLLLSLLALIVGWHMLLFFPLSLLHQYRQRRPAETEQERPSVSIIVPAYNEAKVIGNCVRSILRSDYDCYEVILVNDGSSDDTLAQMQQFAAQPRVRVIDKPNGGKASALNAGIRQAHGDVLFFVDADGIFRRDTIRQMVMGFNSPAVGAVCGTDCPVNLDRLQTRLMVVQTHVTTGMVRRALAAINCLPIVSGNIGAFRRDVLEQIGYFRHGFIGEDLELTWRVHRAGYRVAFQPEAVVYAELPSTVKALWKQRVRWGRGLLQTAVLHRDMFFKPHYGLMALYLPLNVLSLTLIPILQLLLLCLLFTLLASGASPLEDGFLSFLGWLGFAATSFTTAFAIALNRAWTDLRYIYVLPLWIPYAFFLNFVMLWAFVLELRGVEAKWNKLERTGVISRRDTAL